Proteins co-encoded in one Brassica rapa cultivar Chiifu-401-42 chromosome A02, CAAS_Brap_v3.01, whole genome shotgun sequence genomic window:
- the LOC103854190 gene encoding probable serine/threonine-protein kinase PIX7 isoform X1 — MATEKDSVKVVGVEKPEKGKTLSANKRDGDESESGFWFRIKLIFSCITSRSKVDSSLNATTTVVAAPKHVIEKREDHPPSSKDVSRPESGSSTPLISGELKYSSKLRIFMFNDLKLATRNFRPESLLGEGGFGCVFKGWIEENGTAPVKPGTGLTVAVKTLNPDGLQGHKEWLAEINFLGNLVHPSLVKLVGYCMEEDQRLLVYEFMPRGSLENHLFRRTLPLPWSVRMKIALGAAKGLAFLHEEAEKPVIYRDFKTSNILLDAEYNSKLSDFGLAKDAPDEKKSHVSTRVMGTYGYAAPEYVMTGHLTTKSDVYSFGVVLLEILTGRRAVDKSRPNGEQNLVEWVKPHLLDKKKFYRLLDPRLEGHFSIKGAQKATQVAAQCLNRDSKARPKMSEVVEALKPLPSLKDFASSSTSFQTMQPVAKNGVRTQGGGFVARNGQPLRSLSSLNLPQASPYRNARQSPKPKGKEQ, encoded by the exons ATGGCTACGGAGAAAGACTCTGTTAAGGTTGTGGGTGTGGAGAAACCTGAAAAGGGGAAGACTTTGAGTGCAAATAAGAGAGATGGAGATGAGAGTGAAAGTGGGTTCTGGTTCAGAATCAAGCTCATATTCAGCTGCATCACTTCTAGATCAAAAGTTGATAGTTCCTTGAATGCCACCACCACAGTTGTTG CAGCACCTAAGCATGTTATTGAGAAGCGTGAAGATCATCCACCTTCGTCTAAAGATGTTAGCCGTCCGGAGAGTGGTTCGTCGACACCTCTAATTAGTGGGGAGTTGAAGTATTCTTCTAAGCTAAGGATATTCATGTTTAACGACCTCAAGTTAGCCACTAGGAACTTCAGACCAGAGTCTCTTCTTGGCGAAGGTGGGTTTGGATGTGTTTTCAAAGGATGGATTGAGGAAAACGGAACGGCGCCGGTTAAGCCTGGTACTGGTTTGACTGTAGCTGTCAAAACACTGAACCCAGATGGTCTTCAAGGTCACAAGGAGTGGCTG GCTGAGATTAACTTTCTTGGGAACCTTGTTCACCCAAGCTTGGTTAAACTGGTGGGTTATTGCATGGAAGAAGACCAAAGGCTGCTTGTTTATGAGTTTATGCCTCGAGGGAGTCTTGAGAATCATCTTTTCAGAA GGACTTTACCTCTCCCTTGGTCTGTCAGAATGAAAATTGCGCTTGGTGCAGCTAAAGGTCTTGCGTTTCTTCATGAGGAAGCTGAGAAGCCTGTCATTTACCGCGATTTCAAAACATCTAACATCTTACTTGACGCT GAATATAACTCAAAGCTCTCTGACTTTGGGCTAGCTAAAGATGCCCCAGACGAGAAGAAATCACATGTATCAACCAGAGTCATGGGAACATATGGTTATGCAGCTCCTGAATATGTAATGACTG GACATTTGACAACGAAGAGTGACGTATACAGCTTCGGAGTAGTTCTACTTGAGATTCTAACTGGACGAAGAGCTGTGGATAAAAGCCGTCCCAACGGTGAACAAAACCTGGTGGAATGGGTGAAACCTCATCTTTTAGACAAAAAGAAGTTTTACAGACTGTTGGATCCTCGCTTAGAGGGTCACTTCTCGATCAAGGGAGCTCAGAAAGCCACCCAAGTAGCGGCACAGTGCCTTAACCGAGACTCTAAAGCTAGACCAAAGATGAGTGAAGTTGTCGAAGCGTTAAAGCCGTTACCGAGTCTTAAAGACTTCGCTAGCTCTTCTACATCTTTCCAGACAATGCAGCCTGTTGCTAAGAACGGTGTTAGGACACAAGGAGGTGGGTTTGTGGCGAGAAACGGACAGCCTCTGAGGAGTTTGTCGAGTTTAAACTTGCCTCAGGCTTCGCCTTATCGGAATGCGAGGCAATCACCAAAGCCTAAAGGAAAAGAGCAATGA
- the LOC103854190 gene encoding probable serine/threonine-protein kinase PIX7 isoform X2 — MATEKDSVKVVGVEKPEKGKTLSANKRDGDESESGFWFRIKLIFSCITSRSKVDSSLNATTTVVAPKHVIEKREDHPPSSKDVSRPESGSSTPLISGELKYSSKLRIFMFNDLKLATRNFRPESLLGEGGFGCVFKGWIEENGTAPVKPGTGLTVAVKTLNPDGLQGHKEWLAEINFLGNLVHPSLVKLVGYCMEEDQRLLVYEFMPRGSLENHLFRRTLPLPWSVRMKIALGAAKGLAFLHEEAEKPVIYRDFKTSNILLDAEYNSKLSDFGLAKDAPDEKKSHVSTRVMGTYGYAAPEYVMTGHLTTKSDVYSFGVVLLEILTGRRAVDKSRPNGEQNLVEWVKPHLLDKKKFYRLLDPRLEGHFSIKGAQKATQVAAQCLNRDSKARPKMSEVVEALKPLPSLKDFASSSTSFQTMQPVAKNGVRTQGGGFVARNGQPLRSLSSLNLPQASPYRNARQSPKPKGKEQ, encoded by the exons ATGGCTACGGAGAAAGACTCTGTTAAGGTTGTGGGTGTGGAGAAACCTGAAAAGGGGAAGACTTTGAGTGCAAATAAGAGAGATGGAGATGAGAGTGAAAGTGGGTTCTGGTTCAGAATCAAGCTCATATTCAGCTGCATCACTTCTAGATCAAAAGTTGATAGTTCCTTGAATGCCACCACCACAGTTGTTG CACCTAAGCATGTTATTGAGAAGCGTGAAGATCATCCACCTTCGTCTAAAGATGTTAGCCGTCCGGAGAGTGGTTCGTCGACACCTCTAATTAGTGGGGAGTTGAAGTATTCTTCTAAGCTAAGGATATTCATGTTTAACGACCTCAAGTTAGCCACTAGGAACTTCAGACCAGAGTCTCTTCTTGGCGAAGGTGGGTTTGGATGTGTTTTCAAAGGATGGATTGAGGAAAACGGAACGGCGCCGGTTAAGCCTGGTACTGGTTTGACTGTAGCTGTCAAAACACTGAACCCAGATGGTCTTCAAGGTCACAAGGAGTGGCTG GCTGAGATTAACTTTCTTGGGAACCTTGTTCACCCAAGCTTGGTTAAACTGGTGGGTTATTGCATGGAAGAAGACCAAAGGCTGCTTGTTTATGAGTTTATGCCTCGAGGGAGTCTTGAGAATCATCTTTTCAGAA GGACTTTACCTCTCCCTTGGTCTGTCAGAATGAAAATTGCGCTTGGTGCAGCTAAAGGTCTTGCGTTTCTTCATGAGGAAGCTGAGAAGCCTGTCATTTACCGCGATTTCAAAACATCTAACATCTTACTTGACGCT GAATATAACTCAAAGCTCTCTGACTTTGGGCTAGCTAAAGATGCCCCAGACGAGAAGAAATCACATGTATCAACCAGAGTCATGGGAACATATGGTTATGCAGCTCCTGAATATGTAATGACTG GACATTTGACAACGAAGAGTGACGTATACAGCTTCGGAGTAGTTCTACTTGAGATTCTAACTGGACGAAGAGCTGTGGATAAAAGCCGTCCCAACGGTGAACAAAACCTGGTGGAATGGGTGAAACCTCATCTTTTAGACAAAAAGAAGTTTTACAGACTGTTGGATCCTCGCTTAGAGGGTCACTTCTCGATCAAGGGAGCTCAGAAAGCCACCCAAGTAGCGGCACAGTGCCTTAACCGAGACTCTAAAGCTAGACCAAAGATGAGTGAAGTTGTCGAAGCGTTAAAGCCGTTACCGAGTCTTAAAGACTTCGCTAGCTCTTCTACATCTTTCCAGACAATGCAGCCTGTTGCTAAGAACGGTGTTAGGACACAAGGAGGTGGGTTTGTGGCGAGAAACGGACAGCCTCTGAGGAGTTTGTCGAGTTTAAACTTGCCTCAGGCTTCGCCTTATCGGAATGCGAGGCAATCACCAAAGCCTAAAGGAAAAGAGCAATGA
- the LOC103854189 gene encoding V-type proton ATPase subunit d1, with the protein MYGFEALTFNIHGGYLEAIVRGHRAGLLTTADYNNLCQCENLDDIKMHLSATKYGPYLQNEPSPLHTTTIVEKCTLKLVDDYKHMLCQATEPMSTFLEYIRYGHMIDNVVLIVTGTLHERDVQELIEKCHPLGMFDSIATLAVAQNMRELYRLVLVDTPLAPYFSECLTSEDLDDMNIEIMRNTLYKAYLEDFYKFCQKLGGATSEIMSDLLAFEADRRAVNITINSIGTELTREDRKKLYSNFGLLYPYGHEELAICEDIDQVRGVMEKYPPYQAIFSKMSYGESQMLDKAFYEEEVRRLCLAFEQQFHYGVFFAYMRLREQEIRNLMWISECVAQNQKSRIHDSVVYMF; encoded by the exons ATGTACGGATTCGAGGCGCTGACGTTCAACATCCATGGCGGATACTTGGAGGCGATCGTGAGGGGCCACCGTGCCGGCCTTCTCACCACCGCCGATTACAACAATCTCTGCCAGTGCGAAAACCTTGACGACATCAAGATGCACCTCTCCGCTACCAAGTACGGCCCTTACCTCCAAAACG AACCGTCACCTCTGCATACCACAACAATTGTGGAGAAGTGCACTCTCAAGCTTGTGGATGATTATAAGCATATGCTTTGTCAAGCAACTGAGCCTATGTCAACCTTCTTAGAGTACATCAG ATACGGCCACATGATTGACAACGTCGTGCTGATTGTTACTGGAACCCTCCACGAGAGAGATGTTCAAGAGTTGATTGAGAAGTGTCACCCTTTAGGCATGTTTGACAG CATTGCCACGCTGGCAGTTGCTCAGAACATGAGGGAGCTCTATAGGTTGGTGCTTGTGGATACTCCTCTCGCTCCTTATTTCTCTGAATGCTTAACCTCAGAG GATTTGGATGACATGAACATAGAGATTATGAGGAACACCCTCTACAAAGCATACCTTGAGGACTTTTACAAGTTCTGTCAG AAACTTGGTGGGGCAACATCAGAGATTATGTCTGACCTTCTAGCCTTCGAAGCTGACAGAAGAGCTGTGAACATCACCATCAATAG CATTGGCACTGAGCTTACAAGAGAAGACAGGAAGAAACTCTACTCTAACTTTGGTCTTCT CTATCCATATGGCCACGAGGAGCTTGCTATCTGCGAAGACATAGATCAG GTTCGTGGTGTTATGGAGAAATACCCTCCTTACCAAGCGATATTCTCCAAGATGTCTTATGGAGAGAGCCAAATGCTCGACAAGGCGTTTTATGAAGAAGAAGTCAGAAGGCTTTGCTTAGCCTTTGAGCAGCAG ttCCATTACGGGGTGTTCTTTGCGTATATGAGGTTGAGGGAGCAGGAGATCAGGAACCTGATGTGGATATCGGAATGTGTTGCACAGAACCAGAAGTCAAGGATCCACGACAGTGTTGTCTACATGTTCTGA